A single Pseudomonas brassicacearum DNA region contains:
- the nuoE gene encoding NADH-quinone oxidoreductase subunit NuoE: MNSTLIQTDRFALSETERSAIEHELHHYEDPRAASIEALKIVQKERGWVPDGALYAIGEILGIPASDVEGVATFYSQIFRQPVGRHIIRVCDSMVCYIGGHESVVGELQSKLGIGLGQTTADGRFTLLPVCCLGNCDKAPALMIDDDTFGDVQPDGVAKLLEGYV; the protein is encoded by the coding sequence ATGAATAGCACGCTTATCCAGACAGACCGTTTCGCCCTGAGCGAAACCGAGCGCTCGGCCATCGAGCACGAGCTGCATCACTACGAAGACCCGCGCGCGGCGTCGATCGAAGCCCTGAAGATCGTCCAGAAGGAACGTGGCTGGGTGCCTGACGGCGCGCTCTACGCCATCGGCGAGATCCTCGGCATCCCGGCCAGCGACGTCGAAGGCGTGGCCACCTTCTACAGCCAGATTTTCCGCCAGCCAGTGGGCCGTCACATCATTCGTGTCTGCGACAGCATGGTCTGCTACATCGGCGGCCACGAATCGGTGGTCGGCGAGCTCCAGAGCAAGCTGGGCATCGGCCTGGGCCAGACCACTGCCGACGGTCGCTTCACCCTGCTGCCGGTGTGCTGCCTGGGTAACTGCGACAAGGCGCCAGCGCTGATGATCGACGACGACACCTTCGGTGACGTCCAGCCTGACGGCGTCGCCAAACTGCTGGAGGGCTACGTATGA
- the nuoF gene encoding NADH-quinone oxidoreductase subunit NuoF: MTLTSFGPANRIQRSAETHPLTWRLRDDGEAVWLDEYQAKNGYAAARKAFADMAGDDIVQTVKDSGLKGRGGAGFPTGVKWGLMPKDESINIRYLLCNADEMEPNTWKDRMLMEQLPHLLIEGMLISARALKTYRGYIFLRGEYTTAAKHLNRAVEEAKAAGLLGKNILGSGFDFELFVHTGAGRYICGEETALINSLEGRRANPRSKPPFPAAVGVWGKPTCVNNVETLCNVPAIIADGVDWYKSLARDGSEDMGTKLMGFSGKVKNPGLWELPFGVTGRELFEDYAGGMRDGYTLKCWQPGGAGTGFLLPEHLDAQMYAGGIAKVGTRMGTGLAMAVDDSVNMVSLLRNMEEFFSRESCGFCTPCRDGLPWSVKLLRALENGEGQAGDIETLLGLVGFLGPGKTFCAHAPGAVEPLGSAIKYFRPEFEAGIAPTRAGDLNQVVTPTMVGA, from the coding sequence ATGACCCTGACTTCCTTCGGGCCCGCCAACCGCATCCAGCGTTCGGCCGAAACCCATCCCCTGACCTGGCGCCTGCGTGACGACGGCGAAGCCGTATGGCTGGACGAGTACCAGGCCAAGAACGGTTATGCCGCCGCGCGCAAGGCGTTCGCCGACATGGCCGGCGACGACATCGTCCAGACCGTGAAAGACTCCGGCCTCAAGGGCCGCGGCGGCGCGGGCTTTCCCACGGGTGTGAAGTGGGGCCTGATGCCCAAGGACGAATCCATCAACATCCGCTACCTGCTGTGCAACGCGGATGAAATGGAGCCCAACACCTGGAAGGACCGCATGCTGATGGAGCAACTGCCCCATCTGCTGATCGAAGGCATGCTGATCAGCGCCCGCGCGCTGAAAACCTACCGTGGCTATATCTTCCTGCGTGGCGAGTACACCACCGCCGCCAAGCACCTGAACCGTGCCGTGGAAGAAGCCAAGGCCGCAGGCCTCTTGGGCAAGAACATCCTGGGCTCGGGCTTCGATTTCGAGCTGTTCGTCCACACCGGTGCCGGACGCTATATCTGCGGTGAAGAAACCGCGCTGATCAACTCCCTGGAAGGCCGCCGCGCCAACCCACGTTCCAAGCCGCCCTTCCCTGCCGCCGTCGGCGTGTGGGGCAAGCCGACCTGCGTGAACAACGTCGAGACCCTGTGCAACGTGCCGGCGATCATCGCCGACGGCGTGGACTGGTACAAATCCCTGGCCCGCGACGGCAGCGAAGACATGGGCACCAAGCTCATGGGCTTCTCCGGCAAGGTCAAGAACCCTGGCCTGTGGGAACTGCCGTTCGGCGTCACCGGCCGCGAACTGTTCGAAGACTACGCCGGCGGCATGCGCGACGGCTACACGCTCAAGTGCTGGCAGCCTGGCGGCGCCGGTACCGGTTTCCTGTTGCCCGAACACCTGGACGCCCAAATGTACGCCGGCGGCATCGCCAAGGTCGGCACCCGCATGGGTACCGGCCTGGCCATGGCGGTGGACGACAGCGTCAACATGGTGTCGCTGCTGCGCAACATGGAAGAGTTCTTCTCCCGTGAGTCGTGCGGTTTCTGCACCCCTTGCCGCGATGGCCTGCCGTGGAGCGTCAAGCTGCTGCGGGCCCTTGAAAACGGCGAAGGCCAGGCCGGCGACATCGAGACCCTGCTGGGTCTGGTGGGTTTCCTCGGCCCAGGCAAGACCTTCTGTGCTCACGCACCGGGTGCCGTGGAGCCGTTGGGCAGCGCGATCAAATACTTCCGCCCTGAATTCGAGGCCGGCATCGCGCCAACCCGCGCGGGCGATCTCAATCAGGTGGTCACGCCGACCATGGTCGGCGCGTAA
- the nuoC gene encoding NADH-quinone oxidoreductase subunit C/D: protein MTTGSALYIPPYKADDQDVVVELNNRFGPEAFTAQPTRTGMPVLWVARAKLVEVLTFLRNLPKPYVMLYDLHGVDERLRTKRQGLPNGVDFTVFYHLMSIERNSDVMIKVALSESDLSVPTVTGIWPNANWYEREVWDMFGIDFPGHPHLSRIMMPPTWEGHPLRKDFPARATEFDPFSLSLAKQQLEEEAARFKPEDWGMKRSGANEDYMFLNLGPNHPSAHGAFRIILQLDGEEIVDCVPDIGYHHRGAEKMAERQSWHSFIPYTDRIDYLGGVMNNLPYVLSVEKLAGIKVPEKVDVIRIMMAEFFRITSHLLFLGTYIQDVGAMTPVFFTFTDRQKAYTVIEAITGFRLHPAWYRIGGVAHDLPRGWEKLVKDFVEWMPKRLDEYTKAALQNSILKGRTVGVAAYNTKEALEWGVTGAGLRSTGCDFDLRKARPYSGYENFEFEVPLAANGDAYDRCMVRVEEMRQSIKIIDQCMRNMPEGPYKADHPLTTPPPKERTLQHIETLITHFLQVSWGPVMPANESFQMIEATKGINSYYLTSDGGTMSYRTRIRTPSYPHLQQIPSVIKGSMVADLIAYLGSIDFVMADVDR, encoded by the coding sequence AACTGAACAACCGTTTTGGCCCCGAGGCGTTCACCGCCCAGCCGACCCGCACCGGCATGCCGGTGCTTTGGGTTGCCCGCGCCAAACTCGTCGAAGTCCTGACTTTCCTGCGCAACCTGCCCAAGCCGTACGTCATGCTCTATGACCTGCACGGCGTGGACGAGCGCCTGCGCACCAAGCGTCAAGGGCTGCCCAACGGCGTCGACTTCACCGTGTTCTATCACTTGATGTCGATCGAGCGTAATAGTGACGTAATGATCAAGGTCGCCTTGTCCGAGAGCGACCTTAGCGTGCCGACCGTGACCGGCATCTGGCCGAACGCCAACTGGTACGAGCGTGAAGTGTGGGACATGTTCGGGATCGATTTCCCCGGCCACCCGCACCTGTCGCGCATCATGATGCCGCCGACCTGGGAAGGTCACCCGCTGCGCAAGGACTTCCCGGCCCGGGCCACCGAGTTTGACCCGTTCAGCCTGTCCCTGGCCAAGCAACAGCTCGAGGAAGAAGCCGCGCGCTTCAAGCCTGAAGACTGGGGCATGAAACGTTCGGGCGCCAACGAGGACTACATGTTCCTCAACCTCGGCCCGAACCACCCTTCGGCCCACGGTGCGTTCCGCATCATCCTGCAGTTGGACGGCGAAGAGATCGTCGACTGCGTGCCTGACATCGGCTACCACCACCGTGGCGCCGAGAAAATGGCCGAGCGCCAGTCCTGGCACAGCTTCATCCCGTACACCGACCGCATCGACTACCTCGGCGGCGTGATGAACAACCTGCCGTACGTGCTTTCGGTCGAGAAACTGGCCGGGATCAAGGTGCCGGAGAAGGTCGACGTCATCCGCATCATGATGGCCGAGTTCTTCCGCATCACCAGCCACCTGCTGTTCCTGGGTACCTACATCCAGGACGTCGGCGCCATGACCCCGGTGTTCTTCACCTTCACCGACCGCCAGAAGGCCTACACGGTGATCGAAGCCATCACCGGTTTCCGCCTGCACCCGGCCTGGTACCGCATCGGTGGCGTTGCCCACGACCTGCCGCGCGGCTGGGAAAAACTGGTCAAGGACTTCGTCGAGTGGATGCCCAAGCGCCTGGACGAATACACCAAGGCCGCCCTGCAGAACAGCATCCTCAAGGGTCGTACCGTCGGGGTCGCCGCCTACAACACCAAAGAGGCCCTGGAATGGGGCGTCACCGGTGCCGGCCTGCGTTCCACCGGTTGCGACTTCGACCTGCGCAAGGCGCGCCCTTACTCCGGCTACGAAAACTTCGAATTCGAAGTCCCGCTGGCGGCCAATGGCGATGCCTACGACCGCTGCATGGTTCGCGTCGAGGAAATGCGCCAGAGCATCAAGATCATCGACCAATGCATGCGCAACATGCCGGAAGGCCCGTACAAGGCGGATCACCCGCTGACCACGCCGCCGCCCAAAGAGCGCACGCTGCAACATATCGAGACCCTGATCACGCACTTCCTGCAGGTTTCGTGGGGCCCGGTCATGCCGGCCAACGAGTCCTTCCAGATGATCGAAGCGACCAAGGGCATCAACAGTTATTACCTGACGAGCGACGGCGGCACCATGAGCTACCGCACCCGGATTCGCACCCCAAGCTACCCGCACCTGCAGCAGATCCCATCAGTGATCAAAGGCAGCATGGTCGCGGACTTGATCGCGTACCTGGGTAGTATCGATTTCGTTATGGCCGACGTGGACCGCTAA